In Solanum lycopersicum chromosome 5, SLM_r2.1, the following are encoded in one genomic region:
- the LOC101251380 gene encoding uncharacterized protein — MCNINIRVAIHILTQVLSTQVARDARIQVNPIATTTASRIRDFTRMNPPTFFGSNVEEVPQGYIDELFKVLYVMGMASLEKAELAAYQLKDVSQVWYEQWKDETLAEQIEEQKIKQVCSEMKRTRAEDRNSFKSRFEVQDKSTLKKRFPNQRRSTFPSINQGKGSTPKAKDKKVSGLYVEKSSCAKCGRKHEGKCLVGTGNFYGYGKSGHMNRIVFL, encoded by the exons ATGTGTAATATTAATATAAGGGTGGCCATTCATATCCTGACTCAAGTGTTGTCTACACAAGTTGCTAGGGATGCTAGGATCCAAGTGAACCCCATTGCTACCACAACCGCTTCAAGGAtaagggatttcacaaggatgaatcctcccaCTTTCTTTGGATCCAATGTGGAGGAGGTCCCGCAAGGGTACATTGATGAACTGTTCAAGGTACTATATGTCATGGGTATGGCTTCCCTAGAAAAGGCAGAACTAGCTgcctaccaactcaaagatgtgtctCAAGTTTGGTATGAGCAATGGAAGGATGAGACGCTG GCCGAACAAATTGAGGAGCAAAAGATTAAACAAGTTTGTAGTGAAATGAAGAGGACAAGGGCCGAAGATAGAAATTCTTTTAAGTCTAGATTTGAGGTGCAAGATAAGTCAACGTTGAAGAAGAGGTTCCCCAATCAAAGACGTTCTACCTTTCCAAGTATCAACCAAGGTAAAGGGTCTACACCCAAGGCTAAAGATAAGAAAGTTAGTGGTCTTTATGTTGAAAAGTCTAGTTGTGCTAAATGTGGTAGAAAACATGAAGGCAAATGTCTAGTTGGTACGGGAAATTTCTATGGTTATGGAAAGAGTGGTCACATGAATAGGATTGTCTTTCTATGA